The segment aattggaGGCAGAGATATCTTTTTGGTTAATTACACCTCTAATGATTATTTACaaacttttaaaactttaacTCAACAGTATGGTAATTACATTATATCCGAATTATAATCATCTAGAGAGGGTTTATAGTCTATAAGAAAGCTAGGGGGCGTGGCTCAGCGGTAGATCCCCTGCCTAGACTCCCCCAGTGAGCGGTTGGGGGCGTGGCCCAGCGGACTAGCACCTGCTTGGAATTGCATGGCGATAAGCTATGTTTTATCCTTAACACAACAGAATACAGCAAAACCCGTGGGAGAATGTGTGTGGGCTCTCTGCAAACATTCCATTCCATAAAAGGACTTTTGCAATTTTACCTGTAGAGGTCAAGTGCTCAGGTCCTCTGAACAACTCCTGAGGCAAACGACTTGTCTTGGAACTGTTCCGAACTGGAGTTTTGGAAGCTGTACAGGCCCCGGgaagaatcaaaagaaaaacccTCAGCCCCTCGCCTCCAGAGTTTGTCCCTGGGTAGGGGTCTGCCCAACCCAATTGATCTTTGCTTTTTACTGTGTGTCATTCGTCTCAGCTTGGATCACATTTCTCCCAGCATGCTCTCTTTATGTATGTCCTCTGTTTTTCCTACCCGTGATCATGTGACCAGTACGTCCTGCCCTCGAAATGGAGAGACAGGCGGCTCTGGTCTGTTCTTAGGGGCAGTAGGGTCCCTGCTTTGACTGGAAACATCCAAGAGCCTTTCCCTTGTCAGTGAGATGGCTGGGCTAGGGgcttcttcctctgcctgctGTCCCTGCCTCTTCCCCCACTGCATTCTGTTGTGCCCTCACCCCTGACCCTGCCACTCCAGTCCTTTCAGCTCAGCAGATACTTAATTGACCCTTGCCCAGGGACAGGCAGAGGGAAGCATGCACTGACCTCAGCTGTGTCTCTGTCACCATCACTGTGAGTAGGTAGTGCCCGAGTGGGAAACTGAGACCGCTGTATTCACCCAAGAGCGTGTTCGGTCTGTAGAAGGAAATTTGAGCTTGCTGGTGACCCTTCTGACCCCTTTGCTCTCTTGGCTGGGCTGGTAGGCCTGCCCTGTATCTGCAACCAGTGTGTCTGGGGTATCTGTCACTGTTGTAGTAAATATGTAATATTGGGGGTTTCTACCTCACCTTGGATTATGTTGTTCCCAGATAGAagatacttttatatttataataagccttaaatcAGCAGAAGAGCTGGGCAGACGTCTACACTCTAGCAGTAGAGCTTCTGGAGAATATTCAGAAAGTTTGAGCCACAGAGCATCGGATTTTCCTTGTTTGTCACTGTAGGGAACACGGGCACAGGTGTGTTCCTTTGTGGTAGAACTGGTGTGAACTCTGAGGGAAATAGTGGCCCCTAGGTACCCCAGGCTCGCTGACCACCAGGCAATTCTAGGTTCTTGAGCCTTAGAACACAGCCACCTCCTTTATGGGGTTCTTTCTCCAGCTAATGGCTTCACACTGGCCAGGGGCTGTCACCTCCTTTGATGGACACAGATGCTGTGCAGGGTGTCACAGTAAGATAAGTTGAATTGTGGCTTGAATTCCCCTGAGGATCCCAAGGGACAGTTACTAGGGCTGCCTTCCTTTTGCACACAAAGAAACTAAGACTAAGACATTTAGTGTCACCCCATTTTCCTGACAGACCCCCTACATGTGGGAGGTATCAGGGTATATCTCAACCCAGGCACTCAGAACACCAGATAACACCAGCACAAAGGTGACTGATTCAACAGGGGTCTCCCAGGTGCAAGTCatggcggtgtgtgtgtgtgtgtgtgtgtgtgtgtgtgtgtgtgtgtgcatccttaTCTGTCTTCCAAACATGATCTCCCATCAAAGCCCTTTCCACCCCTTTCCTCCTCACTGGTGCTGGAGAAAGCTAACAGAGCCCCCCCTCACCATCTTCCTGGGGAAGCCTTGTCTCTGCCTGTTTGGGAGAGGCCTGGCTCCTTGGTGATGTGACTTTAGTGACATTTGTTTATTCTGTAAGGAATGGGCCACAGCATGAATATGAAGGCCAGGGGCAGCTTGttgttgaaacagggtttctttttctttctttctttctttctttctttctttctttctttctttcttttttctttttttttttttcttttttttttccggagctggggaccgaacccagggccttgggctttctaggcaagcgctctaccactgagctaaatccccaaccccgaaacagggtttcttgatgcagccctggctggcctggaattcactctgaggaccaggctagcctcaaactcagagccatcggctctgcctcctgggtactgggattaaaggtgggctccaccaccacacctggccagaggactactttttttttttttcttttcttttctttttttcttttctttttttcggagctggggactgaacccagggccttgcgcttgctagtcaagcgctctaccactgagctaaatacccaacccccaGAGGACTACTTCTGGTGGTCACTTCTCCCCTACCATGTGAGACCCCAGAATGTGACTCGGGTCTTCTGGCTCGGGAGCCAGcatcttcaccactgagccatcttgctggctggCCTCCTTGGTTTCTTTGCTTTATTCTTATCATTTTTGTTctaggtgtcctggaactcactatgtagaccaagctggccttaaactcacagaggtctgtccacctgcctctgcctccagagtgattgggtgtctcagtgtgtagccccagctggcctgagTTTATGattcctctgcctcagtctcccaagcagTGTGCTCATAGGCCTGTAACCCTGAGCCTGGCTAATTAACACCTTGATTCGAAATGTAGATGCCCTTCACCCAGccccccactcccaaccccttACTCCCTCCCCgcacccccaccctaccccacccccgtCTGAGCTGGCATTTCCTTTGAACTCGGTGGTGCTGGGGTTAGACTGAACTTAGACTGAACACAAGGTCTCAGGCATTACTAGCTGAATACCTAACTGCTGAGCAATGTCCCTAACCCTTCTGTAACTGTGAGACAGGGCCTcttacagcccaggctggccttagctcactgtggctgaggatgacctcgTCGTCCCCgtcccccctcctcccacctccaacTCCCTGATGTTGGGGTTATAGGGATAGCCTATagtcttgtgtttttgttttttttctttttttctttttttttttttcagagctggggaccgaacccagggccttgcgctcgctaggcaagcgctctaccgctgagctaaatccccaaccccatgtttttgtttttaaagataggttTTGGCCTTGTTGCCCATGCTGGCCACAGATACACTCTGTAATCAGGCACAcatgaccttcctgcctcagcctcccagagaGTAGGAGTGACAGGTGACAGGTCTGCAGTGCCACTGTGACAACTTCTTAACCCTTCTCAAGCCCCCTGGCCTTAGTTGGCCATccatccccccaccctcccatccgCCATTCTCATTAGCATCTGCAACCCTGGACCTGCTCAGCCCCTGACTCCCTGCTTCTCTGGTTGGGTGTTTGCACTGGCCACTGATGGCCTAGGTGAACTTGGCAGTTAGGCCCCAACCTCCCAGGACAGCATGGGTTTGGGGTAGGTGAGAGGGACCAGGCTCAGGGACCAAACTGCAGGAGACCAGCAGTGCTTCCAGGGATCTGATGGAAGGATCTGGAAGGTGAACTTTCCTGACCAAGGGAATTGAGAACTGGGGAGAAACCTGTGCAGTGTCCTCCTGAGCCTCCCTCTCTTGGCCTTCTAGGGAAAGAAGAAGAGCTTGTCAGTCCTGGAGGGCCTGGGCTTCcgcgtggggcaggctctgggtgAGAGGTGAGAGCCAGACCCACCTGCCTTCCTCTGCGGCTTGGAAGGGTGGGCAGACCTGAAGTGGGGTTCCTGCTGATAAGACGGAGGGTGGGGAAGGTTTCATGGGCCCACACATGTACCATATGGGCCAGACTTCATTCCACATCCTCATCCAGGCTGCCCCGGGAGACGCTGGCCGTTAGGGAGGAGCTAGATGCCCTCAAGTTCCTGTGCAAAGATCTGTGGGCGGCCATGTTCCAAAAGCATATGGACGGACTCCGCACCAACCACCAGGTGGGTGTGCGAGCCCAGCTCCAGCCTGGCTTCTGGGTGATACCTAGACTGGTATCACTGTCTACCCCTGCTCCTTGGAGCCCTAAGGGAAGCCAGGACTGCAGTGAGTGGCAGGGCTATTTCTTCAACTTCAACCTGCCCCTCAGGAGTGATCCCTGCAGTGGCCTCAGCATGACGGTTCTTGTCCCAGGCAAGTCCCAGTAGTCCCCTTTGAATACCCACGCTGTGCTCATTCCCTGCCACCACATCAAGGGCCAGAGAGTCAGCTTCTCCCAGCCCCCCTGCCAGGCAGGACTCCTTCCTAATGCCACATGGCCACAGGGTGTCCCACCTGTCTCGGAAGGATTGGCTGCTGGGTTTGTGGGTTCCCTGCTGCTAATACCCAGTCCCCACATTCTTTTCTGTTGACAGGGGACCTATGTGCTGCAGGACAACAGCTTCCCCCTCCTCATCCCCATGGGCTCGGGGCCACAGTACCTAGAGGAAGCCCCCAAGGTATTGGGAGAAACAGGATATGACCATCTGCCCACCCCGCTAGGCCTCTCCTGGGGCTGGGGCCTGGCCTCTCCTCTTCCCACACACAGTgttctgtcccccacccccaccccagttcctGGCCTTCACCTGCGGCCTCCTGTGCGGCGCCCTCCATACTCTGGGCTTCCAGAGCCTGGTCACTGCCTCCGTGGCGTCCCTGCCCGCCTGTAAGTCACTGGGGGTCGGGTGTTTGCTTCCCTTAAACGTGGTGCAGGCTTTGGGGCATCCCCATCTTTGGTCCCTCATCAGTGCTGGGAAGGGGAACCAGATTAACAAACTGTGACATGAAATTTGAGGCCCAGAAACAGGTAACAGGAACGGAACCACATACCCAGCTGCGTCCCTGGGTGCTTCTAAGAGAAGAAACTGGCACAGGACCCAGTGGGACATGTCCTACCCTGGCCAGGTTCCTGATGCTCGGAACAGTGGACTCACCACCCATCTGCCATTATCTTGACACCCCTCGCCCTGACAGCTGTCACCCCTctatgaggacctgggttcaatgaGCAGGACATGTCAGGAGCTCAGGCTAGCCCTCCTGCCTCTGGGCTCCCCTATGGTCTGGAATTCGGGCCAGTTGGGTGGGACGGTACCCCTGTGACCCGCTCACTGCCAGGGCCCCCCAGGCTGTTGGTGCAGAGTCGGGTGAGCTGCTAGCCCCCTCACGGGCTTCCTGTCTTGGCCCTTCTGTTCCAGGTAAGTTCCAGGTGGTGATCCAGAAGTCCTGAGGACCCCAGGTTTGCCCTGCTCTAACCTCAGCCTCAGAATGTGGCATCTGGCCCTGCCTCACTGCTCACCTTTGGAGGCACTCACAGGCTCTGGGGAGGTCACATGTGCTTCCGCCAAGGAAAGGACTAGGAGGGTCCCGGGAGGTGGGACCCATGAGTTCAGAGTGGGTATGGAGGGACGTTAGGGCATCTCCCAGACATGTTCAATAAAGAAAGGTTCTTTATGAGGAAACAGACCTGTGTAGTGCTTATCACACGTCcctccccacccacacccaccctgTGAGCTCTAGGCACACCTGGCCTAGCTCTCTGGCTTTGCCAGCCAACAAGTCTGGGGCTGCCCCCGGCCCAGCAGGTCACACCCGCCACCTCGTTCTGATTGTATTTGTAGCATCCGGGGCTGCCCTTGGGCTTaagcctgcattctgctgcccacTGCTGCATGGGTAAGCACCAGGCCCAGGGACTACAAATGGAGGTGGCTGAGAAGTAACAAGGGCTGCTGGCTCTTCTGTTAATTTAATTGTGTGCGCTTGTGCTCAAGCGCATGTGCACTGaatccagtcctctgcaagaacagttaGTGCTGTTAACTACTGAGCCTTCCTTCCAATCCGCCACCCCTAAGACAAGACCTCTCAGGGTGGGACAGGTGTGTCAGaagttaagagtgtttgctgcccttgctgaggacccaagttcgcaTCCCatcacccacacagtggctcacaaccacccataactccagttccaggggatcccatgcCGTGTTCCGACCTCACATAAACGCAAGcaaagcatccatacacataaaatgctGTAAAAAGATCAGGTCTCATGCAGCtcaggtggccttgaactcacaaatggtcctcctgcctcagcctcccacgtgATGACAGAtgtgtgtcacagggtcagctggTTCGCTGTGGCTAGGGCATCCACCTCTGTGGAGTTGGTCCAGGTCCTTAGCCTGCCTCTCCCCAGTTTCCTACAACTAAACTCTTTGTCTCCCAATTTACATAGTGTCCCCTGCCTGGTCCCTCCACCTTAGTCCCTTCTCAGGACCCAGCAGCCTGGGATCTCTGTCCCTTTGCCGCACAGCCTGTGAGCAGGAGCTGGCACCCCACGGTTCACCTCAACAATCCCTGCCTCCTAGGGGACAATCCCTAAAGAAGAGgcttgaaggaaaagaaacttCACAACAGGAGGAAGGTGGCCAGGCCCAACAGCAGGAAGCCCACATCCCCACCCCAGCTGATGTGAGGAAAGAGTTCTACAGTATAGGATGTACCTTGCCCAGCACCATCTTGGTCCTATTAGACACAGGGCAGAGCCCCGGAAGTCACCACCTgctttcaactccccactctgtATGGTCTGGGGCAAAGGAAGGGCTTTGTGTCTCCGGGCctcaattttctcatctgtgaagtgGGCACTACCGTGGCTCTGTGGTTTCTGATGATAAAGGGACCTACGGAGTGGCCAGGCTCAGAAGCCACTCCCTGTATGTCTGTGCTGTTGCCAGGGTTCTGTGTGAGGTGCCCACAGCAGCACCTGGTAAAGTGGGTCAGCTAGTGCTGTACCCAAGGGCCAGCCCCAGGCTGGGTGGACTGTTTGACAACTTCAAAAAGCAGGTGCCAACCTGGCCTATTCAGCaatgaggaagctgaggcccagagagatgaagtcactgagGCACAGTCACAAAGCTGGGCCACAGAGGAACTAGCAGCTTGAATCTATTTAAGATTCATTCTGCCTCCTCCCTACCAGAAGAGGTGCCAGAAACCCGGCGTGAGGGTTGCCGTGGGCTCTCCACCCCCTCCTGGGTTCATCCTGTCAGGGGCACCCAGTCCTAGAGAGCAGCAGGTCGGACGCCTGCCCAAAGGGCGGGGACACACGCAGGAGAACCGGCCGAGCGGGCGCCACTGGGCTCCAACCAGGCCTGCGCGGGGCCACGGGCAGGGAGCTGGGGCCGCGGGGCCACCACCAGGTAGGTACTGAGAGCTCCGGCTGGGACGGGCGGGGTTGGGGGCGGCGTGCGGCAGCAGGAGGGGCCACTGGCCTGGTCCCCAACCCTAATCACCCAGATTCTCTCTCAGGGTCCTGGGCCTGACAGTACCTTTCCCAGCTCTGCCTTAATTCATTCTCTGAACCGGGGACGCACGCTGCCCCCAAGAGGCCGCCTGTGACTCCGCAGAAGGCCACCTGTTTCCCAGACCCTCTTTCTCTCCATCATCTCCTTGTTTACTCCCCcacatttgcttgtttgtttgtttatgctttTGCTTTGTGAGagaaggtctcactgtgtagctctttCTAGTCTCTAACTCAGAGAAGTCccccagcctctgtctcctgagtgctggcattaaagacatgtgccaccatgtctagctCAGCTTGATGGCTTCCGAGATCAGGCTGCATCAGCCTCCTCCTCTATCCCTTCCTCACAACCACTGCACTCCCCACCTGGCCCCACAGTAACCCCCCAACCATCTGGTCATTGTCTTTCATGTGACCATAAAACCTCTCGCTTCTGTGCTCATTCCAGTGACCCAGGgaaccctcccccccccaaatctTTACTGTGCCTTTTACCTGTCTAAGGTCACAGTGTTCATATTAGAACCAGGGAGCA is part of the Rattus norvegicus strain BN/NHsdMcwi chromosome 1, GRCr8, whole genome shotgun sequence genome and harbors:
- the Trappc6a gene encoding trafficking protein particle complex subunit 6A isoform X3, translating into MGGKCWPGARGERWRMADAVLFEFLHTEMVAELWAPDPDPGSGGKKKSLSVLEGLGFRVGQALGERLPRETLAVREELDALKFLCKDLWAAMFQKHMDGLRTNHQGTYVLQDNSFPLLIPMGSGPQYLEEAPKVSSRW
- the Trappc6a gene encoding trafficking protein particle complex subunit 6A isoform X2 — encoded protein: MGGKCWPGARGERWRMADAVLFEFLHTEMVAELWAPDPDPGSGGKKKSLSVLEGLGFRVGQALGERLPRETLAVREELDALKFLCKDLWAAMFQKHMDGLRTNHQGTYVLQDNSFPLLIPMGSGPQYLEEAPKFLAFTCGLLCGALHTLGFQSLVTASVASLPACKSLGVGCLLPLNVVQALGHPHLWSLISAGKGNQINKL
- the Trappc6a gene encoding trafficking protein particle complex subunit 6A; the encoded protein is MADAVLFEFLHTEMVAELWAPDPDPGSGGKKKSLSVLEGLGFRVGQALGERLPRETLAVREELDALKFLCKDLWAAMFQKHMDGLRTNHQGTYVLQDNSFPLLIPMGSGPQYLEEAPKFLAFTCGLLCGALHTLGFQSLVTASVASLPACKFQVVIQKS
- the Trappc6a gene encoding trafficking protein particle complex subunit 6A isoform X1; this translates as MGGKCWPGARGERWRMADAVLFEFLHTEMVAELWAPDPDPGSGGKKKSLSVLEGLGFRVGQALGERLPRETLAVREELDALKFLCKDLWAAMFQKHMDGLRTNHQGTYVLQDNSFPLLIPMGSGPQYLEEAPKVLGETGYDHLPTPLGLSWGWGLASPLPTHSVLSPTPTPVPGLHLRPPVRRPPYSGLPEPGHCLRGVPARL